The Patescibacteria group bacterium genome includes a window with the following:
- the queA gene encoding S-adenosylmethionine:tRNA ribosyltransferase-isomerase, whose translation MKANLFDYFLPQNLIAQKPANPRDSSRLLVLDRNKGEISHHIFRDIVKFLNKGDVLVFNDTKVFPARIMAKKETGGKIEILFLEEISPQIWQVLTKPAVKKGKKIIFKNKTFECVESGLRTLVKTDMDKEKLLPFLKKFGKTPLPPYIKNGQKESYLRRVYQTVYAQKEGSAAAPTAGFHFTQSLIEKIKNKGVKIEFVTLHVGLDTFVPIKTENLEDHKMHSEYFEIKKETIKNLLEAKSKGKRIIAVGTTTVRALETLASDKVRPCQGKTDIFIYPPYKFKLTDALITNFHLPKSTLLALVSAFTSYPQTKDKFKSFQKSLIGKAYKEAVKENYRFYSFGDACLIL comes from the coding sequence ATGAAGGCTAATTTATTTGATTATTTCCTCCCTCAAAATTTAATTGCCCAAAAGCCAGCTAATCCAAGAGATAGCTCCAGACTTTTGGTTTTAGACCGAAATAAAGGCGAAATAAGCCATCATATATTTAGAGATATTGTTAAATTCCTAAATAAAGGCGATGTTTTAGTCTTCAACGACACCAAAGTTTTCCCTGCAAGGATTATGGCCAAAAAGGAAACTGGCGGAAAAATTGAGATACTTTTTCTTGAAGAAATCTCTCCGCAAATATGGCAAGTCCTAACCAAGCCAGCAGTAAAAAAGGGCAAAAAAATAATTTTCAAAAACAAAACTTTTGAATGTGTTGAAAGCGGTTTAAGAACCTTAGTTAAAACAGATATGGATAAAGAAAAACTACTTCCTTTTCTCAAAAAATTTGGCAAAACTCCCCTACCCCCCTATATTAAAAACGGCCAAAAAGAATCCTACTTGAGACGAGTCTATCAAACAGTCTACGCTCAAAAAGAAGGTTCTGCTGCCGCGCCAACTGCAGGCTTTCACTTTACCCAAAGTCTAATAGAAAAAATCAAAAACAAGGGTGTAAAAATCGAGTTTGTCACCCTGCATGTTGGCCTTGACACTTTTGTCCCAATCAAAACCGAAAATCTGGAAGATCATAAAATGCACTCTGAATATTTTGAGATCAAAAAAGAAACAATTAAAAATCTGCTTGAAGCAAAAAGTAAAGGAAAAAGAATAATTGCTGTTGGCACAACCACTGTGCGAGCTCTTGAAACATTAGCTTCTGACAAGGTCCGTCCTTGTCAAGGAAAAACAGACATCTTTATCTATCCACCTTATAAATTTAAATTAACAGATGCGCTTATTACCAATTTTCACCTGCCAAAATCAACCTTGCTTGCACTTGTTTCAGCTTTCACCTCTTACCCCCAAACCAAAGACAAATTTAAAAGCTTCCAAAAAAGCCTAATTGGCAAAGCCTACAAGGAAGCTGTTAAAGAAAATTACCGCTTTTACTCTTTTGGAGATGCCTGCTTGATACTATAG